Part of the Benincasa hispida cultivar B227 chromosome 11, ASM972705v1, whole genome shotgun sequence genome, TGTAAGCTAAACAGGAATGGAGACGAGGAATACATTCTCCATTCTCATTCACTaacctttttaaaaattttattataatgatttattgttttataaaaattgtaaaatatatttttatttattgaattcaCATCTCAAATTAATGAGCATTaagaatttggaaaaatatgtgTAGTTGAATGGTGGAACAAAAAGTTAGGGAAAAAAAACCATAAGAAATACATACTTTTTTAGGCTACAAAACTATACCATATACTTAACTCGtacctcaaaaaaaaaaaaaaaaagaaaaagaaaaggaaagtaaaaaacaaagaaaatgcaTACACATACAACTCAACCCCTTTGCACTCTAAATACTAGGgatgttcaaaaaacccgatgatccgaaaaaaccgatcaacccaacccaacccgctAGGTTTGGGTCGGGTTATGAACTCTTTTGGATTGGgctgggttcaaataaatgaaaattttatgggttgagttGCTTAATGGGTCCCCTAAAATAACCCAAATCGACCCGAACCAAtccgaacttattattaactttaattttttttttttttttttttttttttttacttatgtACAATTAGATacctatatttattttagttttctttaattttatcgatttttttgataatttactcttcaacaactcttaaaaatagttttttccttttacacttaaaaaaaatattatacattatatacattgaaattgagttgttaatcttaattcatatatgaaaatagttaaATCGAATTTTACGTATTAACATTTCACTtcttgttagaaaaaaaaaattaaataaatgatccgagtaacccgaaccaacccaacccaaatttttcatggttgggttgggttgggttcatctTTTAAtgagggttatttgggttgaagaaatttacaactcgaacaattgggttgggtctaaaagttcttcaacccaacccaactcaacccacgAATACCCCTACTAAATACAAACTATCTAAACTACTTCAACTTAATTTTGCACTCCATcatacaaataattattactaaTGCAGTTCAACTCTGCATCCCAAACACAAATAATCATTATAATAGAGACAACCATtactaactcaactcaactcctAAACACACCCTTATAGAGTCTTTTGTATTGATTGATACTAtatattagataaatataataacaaatcaaCTTACAAAATCAGATataaattatcaatgatagatatttATCAATAGATCACTTCCCATAATTAGTGATAGATCTTTATCGTTACACTATTGAAATAGATGGATTGTTTTTAACCTCGCTTTAATCTCGCTAACCTTAAACTTGTTGTGctagatttttattatttttttcttttgggtcaCAGGGTCATATTTGCAATTGTCCTATAAAAAAGAGCTCGTTagccttttattattattattattattattattattattattattatttttattttgaggaAAGAGCCCGTTAGTATTTTGAATTACTTTCATTCCATCGTTGTGATTTTACCATTTAAGTGTTAATTTTCGATGCctttctaaaaatcaaaatatataattttaatggCAACATCAAAATACATTTTATCAAGTAATTACTCGGACACTCTCAATACACCAAATTGACAACTTACCCTCATAACATAATTAAAGTAATTACTCACCCTATAATGGTTTAttgcaaatatttttaaaagtaggTGAGAGGAACCTCcaatgttttttaattttttttttaatattagaagtaaaaagaaaaatgctCATCATTATTCATTACATTATATTTTAGACTAAATTATTGCAAATGTAAAGTACAAAGGGACTAAattggactaaattgttactcataaaaatttagggactaaaattgttacaaatttgaatgtACAGAGACTAAAATTGCTACTAATTTAAGTactttaagaactaaattgttactttcatgaaagtttagggattaaAAGTACTTTTTGACCTTCCTCAATAATGAGGTCTTTAAACAAaatggaattttaaaaaaattatatatttggttatccatttttttaaaagaaaaattaacatCAAATGGATAAGaaagataaatttatattttttgtgaGATCTTTAATCTGATTAATGGTGCAATATAATGCAATAACAAATTGAGGTACATTGTCAAGTAATTTATGATTAAATTGTAACTTTATTGTAGATTCTGATAAATCTCATGTTAGTAATGGATTgactaatttaatatcaattaatcTTATGACTTCTCTTAATGCACTTTTAAGTTACTTGAAAATAAGCATATTAATGTTgacaaattttaaatatgttgAAATTTGCAGGCAACTAACATACAATATGGCAAAAATTCCCATCTTTTTTATggggtttttcctttttttcttgaCCGAAGTTTGGGCAAAACCTCAGTATTTGAGATATAAAGACCCAAAACAACCGTTGAATGTTCGAATCAATGACCTACTCGATCGGATGACCCTAGAAGAAAAAATAGGACAAATGGTACAAATTGATCGAACGGTTGCATCGAAGGAGGTCATGAAGCAGTATTTAATTGGTAATATGTATTTTAATCTTATTCTTCTTTCCAAGTAttaatgaaaaagaagagaTTAGGTAGCAAATGTTATAAGTTCTAAGTTTTAATGGGTAGAAACAATTTTTCCAATTGATAGGGAGTGTATTAAGTGGTGGAGGAAGTGTTCCATCAAAAGAGGCTTCTCCTAAAGTTTGGATCGACATGGTCAATGAATTTCAAGAAGGTTCTTTGTCGACTAGACTTGGCATTCCAATGATTTATGGAATTGATGCAGTGCATGGTCACAACAATGTTTATAAAGCTACCATTTTTCCTCATAATGTGGGGCTTGGAGCTACAAGGTAAGAATATTGATGATGATCAAACTTACTTGTCTATACAAAACCAATAAAATGTGTCCAATGAATGAGATTATATTTGACTAAAGCTTAGCTTCTTGCTTAATCTTGTTGTGTTTGCTacattaattgataaaattgttCAAGGGGAGAGAATACTtctcaaattataaattttatttgttaatgcTGGAATATATTTTATGGTGTAGGGATCCCAACCTTGCTAAGAGGATCGGAACAGCTACTGCACTTGAAGTTCGAGCTACTGGCATTTCTTATGTATTCGCACCTTGTATTGCGGTAacaaagtatttaatttaatggtTCATTTGAAATATTATCATTTCTTAATGgcaaaaatataattttcttttattacttaGGTCTGTAGAGATCCACATTGGGGTAGATGTTATGAAAGTTATAGCGAAGACCCTAAGGTTGTTCAAGAAATGACTGATATTATATCAGGTTTACAAGGAGAGATTCCAGCTAACTCCCGCAAAGGTGTTCCTTATGTTGCCGGGAGGTATATATAACTTTAGAAAGTTGATAAATAATTTATCTTAAATTGTAGCTAGCCCatcaaacattctttttaaaattaacataaTAAGTAATAGACTGAGCAATTTATTTATGCTCTATACTTCACTTTTGTTTGTACAGAGAAAAAGTAGCAGCTTGTGCAAAACATTTTGTAGGTGATGGTGGAACAACCAAAGGTATCAATGAAAACAACACAGTTGCAAGTAGACATGGATTGCTCAGCATTCATATGCCAGGTTACTATAACGCAGTCATCAAAGGTGTATCAACTGTTATGATCTCGTATTCTAGTTGGAACGGAAAGAAGATGCATGAAAATCGAGATCTTATTACTGGCTTTCTTAAAAACACTCTACGATTTAGGGTAATATAATTTGTTTCATGAAAGTTTATGGACCCTCTCTCATTTctaattttctattaaaataataataaatgaagagtttatgaatatttcatttcagGGTTTTGTCATCTCAGATTGGCAAGGTATTGATAGGATTACCTCTCCACCTCATGCTAATTATACATATTCCCTTATAGCAGGCATTAGCGCTGGCATTGACATGGTTAgtagtattttatttaacaCTATATATATGTCTATATTCATTGAACTATGATGGTcaacaattatttattttctttgatcACAGATAATGGTTCCATACAATTACACAGAGTTTATTGATGGGCTTACCTACTTGGTAAAAAGCAATATAATTCCTATTAGTCGAATTGATGATGCAGTGAAGAGAATACTACGAGTCAAATTCGTCATGGGTTTATTTGAGAATCCGTTAGCTGATTCAAGCTTTGTCAATGAACTTGGTAAAAAGGTATTTATATTCAATGTTGTCAATATTAAAATACAAGATAGCAAGAGGTTTCATGATTGTCTTAATAACACATGTTCTTTTACAATAGGAGCATAGAGACTTGGCTAGAGAAGCTGTAAGGAAATCACTAGTGTTGTTAAAGAATGGAGAATCTGCTGATAAACCTATATTACCTCTTTCAAAGAAAGTTCCAAAAATACTTGTTGCCGGTAGCCATGCGAACAACCTTGGTTTTCAATGTGGTGGTTGGACCATTGAGTGGCAGGGTCTCGGTGGTAACAACCTTACTAGTGGTACAACAATACTTTCAGCAATTAAAGATACAGTTGACCCTAAAAcaaaagttgtctttgaagagaATCCAAATGAAGAATTTGTCAAGTCAAACAAATTTTCTTATGCCATTGTTGTAGTAGGAGAGCATCCATATGCAGAAACTTTTGGTGACAGCTTAAATTTAACCATTCCTGATCCTGGTCCAAGCACCATCACAAATGTGTGCGGAGCTGTCAAATGTGTTGTTATAGTAATCTCGGGGCGACCTGTACTTTTACAACCTTACATCACTTTAATAGATGCACTTGTTGCTGCTTGGCTTCCAGGAACTGAAGGCAAAGGTATTACCGACGTATTATTTGGCGATTATGGCTTTACCGGCAAGCTGTCACGGACATGGTTCAAGACAGTTGATCAACTACCAATGAATGTTGGAGATTCACATTATGATCCTCTATTCCCATTTGGATTTGGTCTCACTACCAATCCCATTAAAGCTAATTAGACGTTGTTTTTGCTTACTATGTTGAGGGATATGCAAAACTAGTCAAGAGATTATTATGGCACAAGTATTGAATAAAAGATATTATGCATATAATTTGACTAACATCACAACATTTTAGGCACATTCGCATTCTAATTTACATTAATGTTCCTTTGTTAGTGTGTCAAAGCATATTAGCATCAAATATCTTTTCAAATACTTAGATTCAAGAACTCTTAtactttataaaactaaaaattgttttataaCAAGGAATAAGCCGAACGTCTCCAAGAtttcaactaattttttttccaaactatCGTAGTATTgtcaaaatataaattcaaatttcaatataAGGCAAGAAAAT contains:
- the LOC120091948 gene encoding beta-glucosidase BoGH3B-like — encoded protein: MAKIPIFFMGFFLFFLTEVWAKPQYLRYKDPKQPLNVRINDLLDRMTLEEKIGQMVQIDRTVASKEVMKQYLIGSVLSGGGSVPSKEASPKVWIDMVNEFQEGSLSTRLGIPMIYGIDAVHGHNNVYKATIFPHNVGLGATRDPNLAKRIGTATALEVRATGISYVFAPCIAVCRDPHWGRCYESYSEDPKVVQEMTDIISGLQGEIPANSRKGVPYVAGREKVAACAKHFVGDGGTTKGINENNTVASRHGLLSIHMPGYYNAVIKGVSTVMISYSSWNGKKMHENRDLITGFLKNTLRFRGFVISDWQGIDRITSPPHANYTYSLIAGISAGIDMIMVPYNYTEFIDGLTYLVKSNIIPISRIDDAVKRILRVKFVMGLFENPLADSSFVNELGKKEHRDLAREAVRKSLVLLKNGESADKPILPLSKKVPKILVAGSHANNLGFQCGGWTIEWQGLGGNNLTSGTTILSAIKDTVDPKTKVVFEENPNEEFVKSNKFSYAIVVVGEHPYAETFGDSLNLTIPDPGPSTITNVCGAVKCVVIVISGRPVLLQPYITLIDALVAAWLPGTEGKGITDVLFGDYGFTGKLSRTWFKTVDQLPMNVGDSHYDPLFPFGFGLTTNPIKAN